A window of the Archocentrus centrarchus isolate MPI-CPG fArcCen1 chromosome 17, fArcCen1, whole genome shotgun sequence genome harbors these coding sequences:
- the LOC115795253 gene encoding uncharacterized protein LOC115795253, with the protein MQQIYRHSNEQFEVYTTVFSPQVCRSRARTRHVGVEKMVVVRIQYRARWSKELDLNQGDLVQVLFKEDAVWWFGRLQNGHEGYFPATCVEPLQGGAPSTATPTLLRRGSVPAVVPTAGAPCGCTSGRSTPKLLRKNSIRRPLGLDGPSAAGSGGSSAALHGSPSLLHRVLAKSRRKSCPHLPHIPHIPSPARDAGSVNTAFQPD; encoded by the exons ATGCAGCAGATCTACAGACACAGCAACGAACAGTTTGAGGTTTATACCACCGTCTTCTCCCCCCAGG TCTGCAGGTCGAGGGCGAGGACGAGACATGTGGGAGTGGAAAAG atggtggtggtgaggaTCCAGTACCGGGCCCGCTGGTCGAAGGAGCTGGATCTAAACCAGGGGGACCTGGTCCAGGTTCTGTTTAAGGAGGACGCAGTCTGGTGGTTCGGGCGGCTGCAGAATGGCCACGAGGGCTACTTCCCAGCCACCTGTGTGGAGCCGCTGCAG GGCGGAGCCCCGTCCACAGCCACGCCCACCCTGCTGAGGAGAGGCTCGGTGCCGGCAGTTGTACCAACCGCAGGTGCCCCTTGTGGCTGCACAAG TGGTCGCAGCACCCCAAAGCTGCTCAGGAAAAACAGCATCCGCCGTCCACTCGGCCTCGACGGTCCCTCGGCGGCAGGGTCTGGAGGCTCCTCGGCGGCTTTGCATGGCTCTCCGAGCCTGCTCCACCGAGTCCTGGCCAAATCCAGGAGGAAGAGCTGCCCCCATCTTCCCCACATCCCCCACATCCCCAGCCCTGCCCGGGATGCCGGTTCTGTGAACACGGCCTTCCAGCCAGACTAG
- the adhfe1 gene encoding hydroxyacid-oxoacid transhydrogenase, mitochondrial, with the protein MAGRDRVVHLLRQLQRAACRCPAHSSTFHQDVGAVPCTVRKTDYAFEMASTSIRYGGGVSREIGMDLQNLGAKNVCVMTDRNLSRLPPVKAVLESLVKNRVEYKVYDDVRVEPTDSSFKDAISFAKNNSFDVFVAVGGGSVIDTCKAANLYACHPDADFLDFVNAPIGKGKPVGGAVKPLVAVPTTAGTGSETTGVAIFDYEPLKAKTGIASRAIRPTLGIVDPLHTLSMPERVAANSGFDVLCHALESYTALPYDQRSPCPTNPINRPAYQGSNPISDVWSRHALHIVAKYMKRAVRDPEDLEARSSMHLASVFAGIGFGNAGVHLCHGMSYPIAGNVKSHSAKGYNVEHPLVPHGLSVVLTSPAVFNFTAPMCPERHLEAAEILGADIRQVKPEDAGSVLADMLRQLLFELQVEDGLGAVGYTKDDIPALVKGTIPQERVTKLSPRAHTEEDLSRLFEASMKLY; encoded by the exons ATGGCGGGTCGGGACCGAGTCGTTCACCTGCTCAGGCAGCTGCAGCGCGCGGC GTGCAGATGTCCTGCTCACTCCAGCACCTTCCACCAGG atgttggagctgttccctGCACAGTCCGGAAAACCGACTATGCCTTCGAG atggcGAGTACCAGCATCCGCTATGGAGGAGGAGTCAGCAGAGAGATCGGCATG GACCTGCAGAACCTCGGGGCTAAGAACGTCTGCGTGATGACGGACAGGAACTTGTCCCGCCTCCCTCCAGTGAAGGCTGTCCTCGAGTCTCTGGTGAAGAACAGAGTCGAGTACAAAGTGTACGACGACGTCCGGGTCGAACCCACAGACTCCAG CTTTAAAGATGCCATCTCCTTCGCTAAGAACAACTCCTTCGACGTGTTCGTGGCGGTGGGTGGCGGCTCAGTGATCGACACATGTAAAGCGGCCAATCTGTACGCGTGTCACCCCGACGCTGACTTCTTGGACTTTGTCAATGCTCCAATTGGGAAAGGGAAGCCAGTGGGCGGAGCCGTGAAGCCGCTGGTCGCAG TTCCCACGACTGCAGGCACCGGCAGCGAAACCACCGGGGTCGCCATCTTCGACTACGAACCCCTGAAAGCcaaaacag GTATCGCCAGCAGAGCCATCAGACCCACGCTAGGCATCGTGGACCCGCTGCACACACTGAGCATGCCCGAGAGAGTCGCCGCTAACAGCGGCTTCGACGTCCTCTG CCACGCTCTGGAGTCGTACACCGCACTGCCCTACGACCAGAGGAGCCCCTGCCCCACCAACCCCATCAACCGTCCCGCCTACCAGGGCAGCAACCCCATCAGTGACGTCTGGTCCCGCCACGCCCTCCACATAGTCGCCAAGTACATGAAACG AGCTGTGCGGGACCCCGAGGACCTGGAGGCTCGGTCCAGCATGCATTTGGCCAGCGTGTTTGCCGGGATCGGCTTTGGGAATGCCGGCGTTCACCTGTG TCACGGGATGTCCTATCCCATCGCAGGAAACGTCAAGAGTCACTCAGCCAAGGGCTACAACGTGGAGCACCCCCTGGTG cctCATGGACTCTCCGTCGTCCTCACGTCTCCGGCCGTCTTCAACTTCACGGCCCCAATGTGTCCGGAGCGCCACCTGGAGGCCGCAGAGATCCTCG GTGCAGATATCCGGCAGGTGAAGCCGGAGGATGCGGGTTCAGTTTTGGCCGACATGCTGCGTCAGCTCCTGTTTGAGCTGCAGGTGGAGGACGGACTGGGAGCTGTAGGATACACCAAAGACGACATCCCAGCGCTGGTGAAAGGAACCATCCCTCAG GAGCGAGTGACCAAACTGTCCCCCAGAGCGCACACAGAGGAGGACCTTAGCCGGCTGTTTGAGGCCTCCATGAAGCTGTACTGA
- the LOC115795266 gene encoding corticoliberin-1-like — translation MKLNVLLWLAALLGAFLPRSADSRPADAPADRSLLPRPLLLRLGEEFSLRMGGGAAPELLSSSSTAVNRALLQLTQRLLEARAEQQEEEEAGEKAKRSEEPPISLDLTFHLLREVLEMARAEQIAQQADSNRRIMDTFGK, via the coding sequence atgaagctgaatgtGTTGCTGTGGCTCGCGGCTCTGCTCGGTGCCTTCCTCCCCCGCTCCGCTGACAGCCGACCAGCTGATGCACCCGCCGACCGCAGCCTCCTCCCCCGACCGCTACTCCTCCGCCTGGGGGAGGAGTTCTCCCTCCGGATGGGTGGAGGTGCTGCTCCAGagctcctctcttcctcttccacaGCGGTCAACCGGgctctgctgcagctcacaCAGCGCCTCCTGGAGGCCCGggcagagcagcaggaggaggaggaggccggGGAGAAGGCAAAGAGGTCTGAAGAGCCTCCTATCTCTCTGGATCTGACGTTCCACCTGCTCAGGGAGGTTCTGGAGAtggcccgggccgagcagatcGCCCAGCAGGCCGACAGCAACCGCAGGATCATGGACACCTTTggaaagtga